In one Acidimicrobiia bacterium genomic region, the following are encoded:
- the aroB gene encoding 3-dehydroquinate synthase, with protein sequence MHRVTVAVEPPYDVTVGEHALSALDAVLAGRRKVQVVTQPRVWSACASRISELVKTPLELVVHIDDGEDAKALGTIEFLCRAFATAGLHRGDVVVAFGGGVVGDTAGFAAAVYHRGVDVVQVPTTLLAQVDAAIGGKTAVNLPEGKNLVGRFHQPIAVIADTATLCSLPDAEYRSGLGEVAKYALMPEGDGVAAILETQTDLVLQRDAKVLSELVAACVAIKAQIVAADPEERTGVRATLNLGHTLAHALETTSGHALAHGEAVAIGLVFAVNLAALLERVGNDAAERVTTLLAALGLPTAVPSPAPSADDLVTIMKRDKKAQGGLTFVLPTADGLSVVEDPPMRVIDEALRSVGVGT encoded by the coding sequence ATGCACCGCGTGACGGTCGCGGTGGAGCCGCCGTACGACGTGACGGTCGGGGAGCATGCGCTCTCGGCACTGGACGCGGTCCTTGCGGGTCGACGCAAGGTGCAGGTCGTCACCCAACCGCGCGTTTGGAGTGCGTGCGCCAGCCGGATCAGCGAACTGGTCAAGACCCCTCTCGAGCTCGTCGTTCACATCGATGACGGTGAGGACGCAAAGGCGCTCGGCACGATCGAGTTCCTGTGCCGGGCGTTCGCGACGGCGGGACTGCACCGCGGCGACGTGGTCGTCGCATTCGGTGGAGGAGTGGTCGGCGACACGGCGGGGTTCGCCGCCGCGGTGTACCACAGAGGTGTCGACGTCGTGCAGGTGCCGACCACGCTCCTGGCCCAGGTGGATGCCGCGATCGGCGGCAAGACCGCCGTGAACCTCCCCGAAGGCAAGAACCTTGTTGGCCGATTCCACCAACCGATCGCGGTGATCGCCGACACCGCGACGCTCTGCTCGTTGCCTGACGCGGAGTATCGATCGGGACTGGGCGAGGTGGCGAAGTACGCCTTGATGCCCGAAGGCGACGGGGTTGCGGCGATCCTCGAAACGCAGACCGATCTCGTGCTGCAGCGTGATGCAAAGGTGTTGAGCGAGCTGGTCGCGGCGTGCGTGGCGATCAAGGCTCAGATCGTGGCCGCCGACCCCGAAGAGCGCACGGGCGTACGGGCGACGCTCAACCTCGGCCACACGCTCGCACACGCGCTCGAGACCACCTCGGGGCACGCGCTTGCGCACGGTGAGGCCGTCGCGATCGGGCTGGTGTTCGCTGTCAACCTCGCAGCGCTGCTCGAGCGGGTGGGCAACGATGCGGCAGAACGAGTCACAACCTTGCTTGCAGCGTTGGGCCTGCCGACGGCCGTCCCGAGTCCGGCGCCGTCGGCCGACGATCTCGTGACGATCATGAAGCGTGACAAGAAAGCACAAGGTGGTCTCACGTTCGTGCTGCCGACAGCAGACGGTCTCAGTGTCGTGGAGGATCCCCCGATGCGGGTGATCGACGAGGCCCTGCGCAGCGTCGGTGTGGGAACCTGA
- a CDS encoding type II 3-dehydroquinate dehydratase, giving the protein MMATILLLSGPNLNLFGEREPEIYGTDTLDDMVADARAVAEAHGHELEHVQSNHEGGLIEAIHGARGRCAALVINAGALTHSSFALADALETFDGVKVELHVSNPASREEWRRTSVVAPYVTATVSGFGRAGYRLAVEGAIGRLEAS; this is encoded by the coding sequence CTGATGGCCACGATCCTGCTGTTGTCCGGCCCGAACCTGAATCTGTTCGGCGAGCGCGAGCCCGAGATCTACGGAACCGACACTCTCGACGACATGGTCGCCGACGCGCGAGCGGTCGCGGAGGCGCACGGCCACGAACTGGAACATGTGCAGTCCAACCACGAGGGTGGGCTGATCGAGGCGATCCACGGTGCGCGAGGACGCTGCGCCGCACTCGTGATCAATGCGGGTGCGCTCACGCACTCGTCGTTCGCGCTCGCGGATGCCCTCGAGACCTTCGACGGCGTCAAAGTCGAGCTCCATGTGTCGAACCCCGCGTCGCGTGAGGAGTGGCGTCGAACGTCGGTGGTGGCGCCGTACGTGACCGCGACGGTGAGCGGCTTCGGGCGCGCGGGCTACCGATTGGCTGTCGAGGGCGCGATCGGCCGCCTCGAAGCGTCATGA
- a CDS encoding aminopeptidase P family protein, with protein MKGALPALDVGARLGRLRARFAEPAIDAVLVTRLPNVAYLTGFTGSAGMLLVTPDDAILITDGRYAQQSKEQLGAAGAPARAEIATTQAAQRELLSTLVAGRARLGLEADGVSWSQQRTFADWFAGTELVPTERMVEDLRAVKEPGEVARIRAACAIADDALAEVLPTLHEGPTEREFALTLEWAMRSRGASRTSFETIVASGPNGSKPHSRPTDRTIGAGELIVIDFGCVVDGYCSDMTRTVSVGDPGVEARRVWDVVAASQRAGRDAVRAGVSCADVDRASRAVIEDAGWGDTFAHGTGHGVGLEIHEAPRVSATADATLETGHVVTVEPGVYLPGVGGVRIEDTVVVTSDGAEALTEFPKSLVI; from the coding sequence ATGAAGGGCGCCCTGCCCGCGTTGGATGTCGGAGCGCGCCTCGGGCGGCTGCGGGCGCGCTTCGCCGAGCCGGCGATCGATGCGGTCCTCGTGACGCGCCTGCCGAATGTCGCCTACCTCACGGGCTTCACCGGATCCGCCGGGATGCTCTTGGTCACGCCCGACGACGCGATCCTCATCACCGACGGCCGGTACGCGCAACAGTCCAAAGAGCAGCTTGGCGCGGCCGGAGCGCCGGCCCGGGCCGAGATCGCGACCACGCAGGCGGCTCAGCGCGAGCTCCTGTCGACGCTTGTCGCCGGTCGTGCTCGCCTCGGCCTCGAGGCCGACGGCGTCTCGTGGTCGCAGCAACGCACGTTCGCTGACTGGTTCGCTGGCACCGAGCTCGTCCCGACCGAACGCATGGTCGAAGACCTGCGCGCCGTGAAAGAGCCGGGCGAAGTCGCCCGCATCAGGGCCGCATGTGCGATCGCCGACGACGCGCTGGCCGAGGTCCTCCCCACGCTGCACGAAGGCCCGACCGAGCGCGAGTTCGCTCTCACGCTGGAGTGGGCGATGCGCTCGCGGGGTGCGAGCCGTACGAGCTTCGAGACGATCGTGGCGTCGGGCCCCAATGGCTCGAAGCCGCACTCCCGACCCACCGATCGGACGATCGGAGCCGGTGAGCTGATCGTGATCGATTTCGGCTGCGTCGTCGATGGGTATTGCTCCGACATGACCCGCACCGTCAGCGTCGGCGACCCCGGCGTCGAAGCCCGACGCGTCTGGGACGTCGTCGCAGCAAGCCAGCGTGCCGGTCGTGACGCGGTGCGCGCCGGCGTGAGCTGCGCTGACGTCGATCGCGCGAGCCGCGCCGTCATCGAAGACGCGGGATGGGGCGACACATTTGCGCACGGGACGGGGCACGGCGTCGGACTCGAGATCCACGAGGCACCGCGAGTGTCAGCAACCGCGGATGCTACGTTGGAGACGGGCCACGTCGTCACCGTTGAGCCCGGCGTCTACCTTCCCGGCGTCGGTGGCGTGCGGATCGAAGACACCGTGGTCGTGACGTCCGACGGCGCCGAAGCACTCACCGAGTTCCCCAAGTCCCTCGTCATCTGA
- the efp gene encoding elongation factor P, with translation MSISTNDLKNGMALNLPEGLMTVVEFQHVKPGKGGAFVRTKLKNFRTGAVLERTFRADEKVPLAMIDKRAMQYLYREGPALVFMDSETYEQLHVQAEQLGSAVDFVKEGDTVVLPVYDSAVVGVELPAAVELVVSDTEPGIQGDRVSGARKPATLETGLVVQVPLFVEPGDSVKVDTRTGEYLARV, from the coding sequence TTGAGCATCTCTACGAACGACCTGAAGAACGGCATGGCGCTCAACCTCCCCGAGGGCCTCATGACCGTCGTCGAGTTCCAGCATGTGAAGCCGGGCAAGGGTGGCGCGTTCGTGCGCACCAAGCTCAAGAACTTCCGCACCGGTGCGGTGCTCGAGCGCACGTTCCGAGCCGACGAAAAGGTCCCGCTCGCGATGATCGACAAGCGCGCGATGCAATATCTGTATCGCGAAGGCCCGGCCCTGGTGTTCATGGACTCCGAGACGTATGAGCAGCTCCACGTGCAAGCCGAGCAGCTCGGGAGCGCCGTCGACTTCGTGAAGGAAGGCGACACGGTGGTCCTGCCCGTCTACGACTCGGCCGTGGTCGGCGTCGAGCTCCCCGCCGCCGTGGAGCTCGTCGTCTCCGACACCGAGCCCGGGATCCAGGGTGATCGGGTGTCGGGCGCGCGCAAGCCGGCGACGTTGGAGACTGGGCTCGTGGTTCAGGTGCCGCTCTTCGTGGAGCCCGGTGACTCGGTGAAGGTCGACACGCGCACGGGTGAGTACCTAGCCCGCGTTTGA
- the nusB gene encoding transcription antitermination factor NusB, with protein sequence MATRREARERALSLCYELETRGLTADELLSELTVAPDPYAELLVRGVDEHREEIDALLRKLSEHWALERMPAVDRALLRIGSYELGWEPDLPLAVVIDEAVELASQYSTKDSGRFVNALLARIASELRA encoded by the coding sequence ATGGCGACCCGGCGCGAGGCCCGAGAACGAGCCCTGAGCCTCTGCTACGAGTTGGAGACGCGCGGTCTGACCGCCGACGAGCTGCTCAGCGAGCTCACGGTAGCCCCGGATCCGTACGCAGAGCTGCTCGTTCGCGGTGTCGACGAGCACCGTGAGGAGATCGACGCGCTGCTGCGCAAGCTCTCGGAGCATTGGGCGCTCGAGCGCATGCCCGCAGTTGATCGCGCGCTGCTGCGCATCGGGAGCTACGAGCTCGGGTGGGAGCCGGACCTGCCGCTTGCCGTCGTGATCGACGAAGCCGTCGAGCTCGCCAGCCAGTACTCCACCAAGGACTCGGGCCGGTTCGTGAATGCGCTGCTGGCCAGGATCGCCTCGGAGCTGCGCGCGTGA
- the clpS gene encoding ATP-dependent Clp protease adapter ClpS, giving the protein MPTETAPTETVGEPELDDVTTTDRPWLVIVWNDPVNLMSYVVYVFQKLFGYSREKATRLMMQVHHEGKAVVSDGNREKAEADVARLHGYGLWATMEHPS; this is encoded by the coding sequence ATCCCGACCGAGACCGCGCCGACCGAGACGGTCGGGGAGCCCGAGCTCGACGATGTCACGACCACCGATCGGCCGTGGCTCGTGATCGTCTGGAACGACCCCGTCAACTTGATGTCGTACGTCGTGTACGTGTTCCAGAAGCTCTTCGGCTACTCACGCGAGAAGGCCACCCGCCTGATGATGCAGGTTCACCATGAAGGCAAGGCGGTCGTGTCCGATGGCAACCGCGAGAAGGCGGAGGCCGATGTGGCCCGGCTCCACGGATACGGCCTCTGGGCAACGATGGAACACCCGTCGTGA